A single genomic interval of Leptospira montravelensis harbors:
- a CDS encoding DUF4846 domain-containing protein has product MKLFSRIFNQNQITNFRFKDWIFLFLIFFAIQNLFAESIQERFLPPNEFKRVEYANNSFATYLQNFPLKPKGSTVSLYNGKIKTNQVHVAVLDFPLLKADLIQCADAVIKLRAEYLYSLKQYDKIHFKISNGMDVAYSKFVKGERVQVNGNKTHWKTGKFTQGTGREVFEEYLKFIYIYAGTISLKSELKKKQISDLKPGDVWVEAGSPGHVVLVVDKVTGKGGQTLFLLAQSYMPSQEMHILKSENIFSPWFEVPKDETFPTPEWEFPTKEIYEFTD; this is encoded by the coding sequence ATGAAATTGTTCTCACGTATTTTTAATCAAAATCAAATTACGAATTTTAGATTTAAAGACTGGATTTTTTTATTTCTTATATTTTTTGCGATCCAAAACCTATTTGCAGAATCAATCCAAGAACGTTTTTTACCTCCCAATGAATTCAAAAGAGTGGAATATGCAAACAATAGTTTTGCGACATACTTACAAAACTTTCCCTTAAAACCAAAAGGAAGCACAGTCTCTCTCTACAATGGAAAAATCAAAACGAACCAAGTCCATGTTGCCGTTTTGGATTTTCCACTTCTTAAAGCCGACCTCATCCAATGTGCTGATGCGGTGATAAAGTTACGAGCCGAGTATTTATATTCGTTAAAACAATATGATAAGATCCATTTTAAAATCAGCAATGGGATGGATGTTGCCTATTCAAAATTTGTAAAAGGCGAAAGAGTGCAAGTGAATGGAAACAAAACCCATTGGAAAACAGGAAAGTTTACGCAAGGCACAGGCCGCGAAGTATTTGAAGAATATTTAAAATTTATTTACATATATGCCGGAACCATATCCTTAAAATCCGAATTAAAGAAAAAACAAATTTCTGACTTAAAACCAGGTGATGTTTGGGTCGAAGCAGGTTCCCCAGGTCACGTAGTTTTAGTGGTAGATAAAGTAACAGGAAAAGGCGGGCAAACACTTTTCCTTTTAGCACAAAGTTATATGCCATCCCAAGAAATGCACATTCTAAAATCAGAAAACATATTCTCTCCTTGGTTTGAAGTTCCTAAAGACGAAACCTTCCCCACTCCCGAATGGGAATTTCCAACAAAAGAAATATATGAATTTACAGATTGA
- a CDS encoding TIGR00730 family Rossman fold protein codes for MNALKNIAVYCGSSPGQDPYFMTAAYELGELLATEQIGLVYGGASVGLMGAVANGCLSKNGSVTGVLPTFLKKKEIEHSGLGKLILVETMHERKRKMFDLSDAFVVLPGGFGTMEEFFEIITWSQLGLHSKPIIILNWHGFYNPLLSLIQNMVSSGFLKKENAALVQVLENSKDLLPTLQNYSPSKTEKWLSEDTV; via the coding sequence ATGAATGCACTTAAAAATATAGCCGTATATTGTGGTTCTTCCCCTGGCCAAGATCCTTATTTTATGACCGCCGCATACGAATTAGGCGAACTACTAGCAACCGAACAAATTGGATTGGTGTATGGCGGAGCCAGTGTGGGTTTAATGGGAGCAGTGGCAAACGGTTGTTTATCAAAAAACGGTTCCGTTACAGGTGTACTTCCTACATTCTTAAAGAAAAAAGAAATTGAACATAGTGGGCTTGGAAAACTAATCCTTGTCGAAACCATGCATGAAAGAAAACGAAAGATGTTTGATTTGTCGGACGCATTTGTTGTGTTACCAGGCGGATTTGGAACTATGGAAGAGTTTTTTGAAATCATCACTTGGTCTCAGTTAGGTTTACATAGCAAACCCATCATCATACTTAACTGGCATGGTTTTTACAATCCCCTCCTCTCACTCATACAAAATATGGTAAGTTCCGGTTTTTTAAAAAAGGAAAATGCCGCCCTGGTGCAAGTCCTTGAAAATTCCAAAGACCTTCTTCCCACACTTCAAAACTATTCACCGTCTAAGACGGAGAAATGGTTGTCCGAAGATACAGTCTAA
- a CDS encoding ankyrin repeat domain-containing protein: protein MKTILSCSNCFSGHSISTFKVEGKKGKYRCKKCGSWNHFDYRKEIEQSNSDSLVLFDLRFDDQIPDHKLQGQIFGKYTTDFISDWSNEELVFLKDEEGTENDLRISVTGLPEIVKLKNFLFDITTESPSKNLNIIINHNVNNSPVRLSVTVDMLDDRFVAGKLYLAIADEWNTFLHGSFTATRIYQIKFDEHGDSDKKLPDFIPNELSAKIYALSGNILALQEVFSFLDQQAKDELLTLVMYHWPEDQSTISEVHFKEGNLLVVFQLTQRKLNETLIFLFSNQVIPNQKHWQLFHEVVCHSESEPLFIPILKHKFPENYKTNLGDNLESTNEDKTLDWLDADDIYLLDSFVRTVGSLDYVVSDPIRNPLGFSLLQECFVRAKYKSCMRLLERGADPNQMDANGETAIFKLCQDSTLRLQLKTTLMDELIRKGAKVNLQSVNGMTPLHWCSVFGEPSMAKRLIQAGIDIHAADNSGSTALHEACKFGNSAVLALLLESGAKSNVKTFDEKTGRDLAFENLEIAELEGDEEKKNRCKRVLSLLDVYGG, encoded by the coding sequence ATGAAAACGATTTTATCCTGCTCAAATTGTTTTAGCGGTCACTCTATATCCACTTTCAAAGTGGAAGGAAAAAAAGGGAAGTATCGTTGCAAAAAATGCGGTTCGTGGAACCATTTTGATTATCGAAAAGAAATTGAACAATCTAATTCCGACTCACTTGTGTTATTTGATCTTCGTTTTGATGACCAAATACCCGATCATAAACTTCAAGGTCAAATTTTTGGAAAATATACTACAGATTTTATTTCTGATTGGTCAAATGAAGAACTTGTATTTTTAAAAGATGAAGAAGGTACGGAAAACGATTTACGTATTTCTGTCACAGGATTACCTGAAATTGTTAAATTAAAAAATTTTCTCTTTGATATAACTACTGAATCTCCATCAAAGAATTTAAATATTATAATCAATCACAATGTAAATAATTCACCAGTTAGACTTTCGGTAACAGTTGATATGTTAGATGATCGTTTTGTAGCTGGTAAATTGTATTTGGCCATCGCTGATGAATGGAATACATTCTTACACGGAAGTTTCACTGCAACACGCATTTATCAAATTAAATTTGATGAACATGGAGATTCGGACAAAAAACTACCCGATTTTATACCTAACGAATTATCTGCAAAAATATATGCATTGTCTGGGAATATTTTAGCATTACAGGAAGTGTTTTCCTTTTTAGACCAACAGGCAAAAGATGAACTTTTAACGCTTGTTATGTACCATTGGCCAGAAGACCAATCAACCATATCAGAGGTACATTTCAAAGAGGGAAACTTGTTGGTTGTGTTTCAGTTGACACAAAGAAAATTGAATGAAACTTTGATTTTTCTTTTTTCTAACCAAGTAATCCCTAATCAAAAACACTGGCAACTTTTTCATGAAGTAGTCTGTCATTCAGAATCCGAACCTTTATTTATTCCAATTCTTAAACATAAATTTCCTGAAAATTATAAAACCAATTTAGGTGATAATTTGGAATCTACCAACGAGGACAAAACTTTAGATTGGTTGGATGCAGATGATATCTATCTTTTGGATTCCTTTGTTCGAACAGTTGGATCTCTTGATTATGTTGTCAGTGATCCAATTCGAAATCCTCTTGGGTTTTCTCTTCTGCAAGAATGTTTTGTTCGCGCAAAATATAAATCTTGTATGAGGCTTTTGGAACGTGGCGCAGATCCCAATCAAATGGATGCCAATGGAGAAACTGCGATATTTAAACTCTGCCAAGATAGTACGCTTCGTTTGCAACTAAAAACAACACTTATGGATGAACTCATCCGGAAGGGTGCTAAAGTAAATCTCCAATCTGTAAATGGAATGACTCCGCTTCATTGGTGTTCTGTTTTTGGTGAACCAAGTATGGCAAAAAGATTGATTCAGGCTGGAATCGATATCCATGCTGCAGATAATAGTGGTAGTACGGCGCTCCATGAAGCCTGTAAGTTTGGAAATTCTGCTGTCCTTGCTTTATTATTGGAATCTGGTGCTAAATCAAATGTAAAAACTTTTGATGAGAAAACCGGTAGAGATCTAGCCTTTGAAAATTTGGAAATTGCAGAACTAGAAGGTGATGAAGAGAAAAAGAACCGTTGTAAACGAGTTCTTTCTCTTCTGGATGTATATGGTGGTTAA
- a CDS encoding TetR/AcrR family transcriptional regulator — protein MKPAKKKQSLNKSNSPISPISSKSSAYHHGNLREEVLEHSKKVLESKGVSSLSLRDIATDLGVSHTAPYRHFPKKMDLLQALVSEGFRELSEGMERAWVFSEDPLEKIKKAGVEYIFLLLKNPRRTELMFGGEIYVSGDPISDELRECGNAAYMGMFKIVEYGQKQLKLKNSIPTDTLMMSFWSGVHGFAVLNERKWKQIKSKDDDEQFRKEVDQILDIMIEGTRL, from the coding sequence ATGAAACCAGCCAAAAAAAAACAATCTCTGAATAAATCAAATTCCCCCATTTCTCCCATTTCCTCCAAATCCAGTGCCTATCACCACGGCAATCTACGTGAGGAGGTTCTCGAACATTCTAAAAAGGTATTAGAATCAAAGGGTGTCTCTTCCTTGAGTCTCCGTGACATTGCCACTGATCTCGGTGTAAGTCATACTGCCCCCTACCGACATTTTCCCAAAAAAATGGATCTTCTCCAAGCTTTGGTTTCAGAAGGATTTCGGGAACTAAGTGAAGGTATGGAAAGGGCCTGGGTTTTTTCAGAAGATCCGTTGGAAAAAATAAAGAAGGCAGGAGTGGAATATATTTTTCTTTTACTGAAAAATCCAAGAAGGACAGAACTAATGTTTGGTGGAGAAATTTATGTTTCTGGAGATCCTATTTCTGATGAGTTGAGAGAATGTGGAAATGCCGCTTATATGGGAATGTTTAAGATAGTGGAATATGGTCAAAAACAACTAAAGTTAAAAAATTCCATTCCTACGGATACACTTATGATGAGTTTTTGGAGTGGTGTTCATGGATTTGCCGTTCTCAATGAACGGAAATGGAAACAAATCAAATCCAAGGACGACGACGAACAATTTCGAAAAGAGGTAGATCAAATTTTAGACATTATGATCGAAGGAACTCGTTTGTAA
- a CDS encoding ABA4-like family protein: MNPSLVFKIANGITVLAWLVLILSPNQMKVIRPLRVFVSGLFLGGIYVFSLIIGNGQTEGNFSSLESVRLLFANDYFLLAGWIHYLAFDLFLGTWEAEDAIKEGINRWILVPILALTFYYGPAGWLLYLVLRFVNWKMTKKVNDT; the protein is encoded by the coding sequence ATGAACCCTTCCTTAGTATTTAAAATCGCTAATGGCATAACAGTTTTAGCATGGTTAGTATTAATTTTATCACCAAATCAAATGAAGGTGATACGTCCGTTAAGAGTTTTTGTTTCAGGGCTATTCCTTGGAGGGATTTATGTATTTTCCCTTATCATTGGAAATGGCCAAACAGAAGGAAACTTTTCAAGTTTAGAATCTGTAAGATTATTATTCGCTAATGATTACTTTTTACTAGCTGGTTGGATTCATTACCTAGCTTTTGATTTGTTTTTAGGGACTTGGGAAGCAGAAGACGCTATCAAAGAAGGAATCAATCGTTGGATTTTAGTTCCTATTTTGGCATTAACATTTTACTACGGCCCTGCAGGTTGGTTACTCTATTTGGTTTTAAGATTTGTGAATTGGAAGATGACAAAAAAAGTAAATGACACTTAA
- a CDS encoding zinc-dependent alcohol dehydrogenase codes for MRRLMFRKKGILEWEETEPLTITGVNQAIVEPISVARCDLDLPILKGETLFRAPFPVGHEFVGKIKSVSEDLANVYSVGMTVAVPFQISCGFCPSCLNHHTNSCESVPYTSGYGMPPGAHPFGGAITDEIKIPFAKQMLFEIDKKIDPVGIASFSDNIAEVWKLAGRFLNQKKDPKVLVVGGFAGSIGLYTALFLHQTKKADVLYVDTDITKIDLASSLGIPVEHFSQFPKPTKKYDLVCDASANKQGWDFAVRSLGRNAIFSSASIFWTNQWEIPYLEMYNQGVEIHLGRVESKDSMEALYPYILSGAFTPEKIVTKTASFNEAKEAWLEESIKLVITK; via the coding sequence ATGCGTCGATTGATGTTTCGCAAAAAAGGAATTTTAGAGTGGGAGGAAACAGAACCACTTACCATCACAGGAGTAAACCAAGCCATTGTGGAACCCATATCTGTCGCCAGATGTGATTTGGATTTACCTATCCTAAAAGGGGAAACGTTATTTCGTGCCCCATTCCCAGTTGGCCACGAGTTTGTTGGTAAAATCAAATCGGTCTCTGAAGATTTGGCAAATGTATACTCTGTTGGTATGACAGTTGCTGTGCCTTTCCAAATTTCCTGCGGTTTTTGCCCATCGTGCCTAAACCATCATACTAATTCTTGCGAATCCGTACCTTATACATCTGGTTATGGAATGCCACCAGGGGCACATCCCTTTGGGGGAGCCATAACCGATGAAATCAAAATTCCATTCGCCAAACAAATGCTATTTGAGATAGATAAAAAAATAGATCCAGTGGGAATTGCAAGTTTCAGTGATAATATTGCGGAAGTTTGGAAACTCGCAGGAAGATTTTTAAACCAAAAAAAAGATCCGAAGGTTTTGGTAGTGGGAGGTTTTGCGGGAAGTATTGGACTATATACAGCCTTATTTCTCCACCAAACAAAAAAAGCCGATGTATTGTATGTTGATACAGATATTACAAAAATTGATTTAGCTTCGTCGTTAGGAATCCCTGTGGAACATTTTTCACAATTCCCCAAACCAACTAAAAAATATGATTTAGTTTGTGATGCTTCGGCTAACAAACAAGGTTGGGATTTTGCAGTTCGTTCTCTGGGTCGAAATGCTATTTTTAGTTCGGCTTCTATCTTTTGGACCAACCAATGGGAAATTCCATATTTAGAAATGTACAACCAAGGTGTTGAAATTCATTTGGGACGTGTGGAATCCAAAGATTCGATGGAAGCACTTTATCCTTATATTCTATCTGGAGCTTTTACACCAGAAAAGATAGTCACAAAAACAGCTTCCTTTAATGAGGCAAAAGAAGCTTGGTTAGAAGAATCAATCAAACTAGTGATTACCAAATAA
- the mreD gene encoding rod shape-determining protein MreD, producing MILDKLFIVIGLLLSHFLNGSNLFELGNAIRPDFMVIFVVFFALRKGPLYGLWLGFFGGLLTDTALGGEIGGDNIVYYKIGLHSFSYAIIGYFVGKVMRSSYTENYISITIYILGFTFLSRLITYLLFLMFFHSNQSYSFLYVSLYNAFIGPALFFLFSWAFRLDADEVRQ from the coding sequence ATGATTTTAGACAAACTGTTTATCGTCATAGGTTTGTTACTCTCCCATTTTCTAAATGGATCCAATCTATTTGAATTAGGAAATGCCATTCGACCGGATTTTATGGTGATCTTTGTTGTCTTTTTTGCCTTAAGAAAAGGACCACTTTATGGATTATGGCTTGGTTTTTTTGGCGGGTTACTCACAGATACGGCGCTAGGTGGGGAGATAGGTGGGGACAATATTGTTTACTACAAAATTGGACTTCATTCTTTTTCCTATGCCATCATCGGATATTTTGTTGGAAAAGTAATGCGAAGTTCTTACACTGAGAACTATATTTCCATTACGATTTATATTCTCGGATTTACCTTTTTATCCCGACTCATTACTTATCTTTTATTTTTGATGTTTTTCCATTCGAACCAAAGTTATTCCTTTTTATATGTATCATTATACAATGCCTTCATTGGTCCGGCTTTGTTCTTTTTATTTTCTTGGGCCTTCCGATTGGATGCGGACGAGGTTAGACAATGA
- the mreC gene encoding rod shape-determining protein MreC, whose amino-acid sequence MKWNRINQNDELFSLLFVFLFSFTSLIWNGNFMVRGIASFQGVGDFFSGSFDSFGSLIKSSYNKLESFERVREERDSCLNVMEEYRQLSKDVERLKAENAILRQELNFPLHLDYPSVRAEVLSVRLNAIYRTIIINKGSEVGIKPYMPVVARALDEKGKFTEALVGKIIAVSKGSAVIQPIINSNFSMGVSIPGTNLWASLNGNSGRGTDVLLDYIDAGIVIDPKAIGNFPMGPNPPPTSANTMFTEGFSKIGKAVFSSGGSGVFPQGIPVGTIIEEGPRNGSFKTAILRPFVEFDKLLHVIVLKKQPEKWREEWPAEKTIQIDGPYFGEIDFPKEKDYNKKGKEPEKRQGNFPSTFGNPQYTKPSVNTNTPDSTPTTPTAPSTQEGPKEVTP is encoded by the coding sequence ATGAAGTGGAATCGCATCAATCAAAATGACGAATTGTTTTCCCTACTCTTCGTATTCCTGTTTTCCTTTACTTCCCTAATTTGGAACGGCAACTTCATGGTAAGAGGGATTGCCAGCTTTCAGGGTGTAGGCGACTTTTTTTCTGGGTCCTTTGATTCCTTTGGATCCCTTATCAAAAGTAGCTATAACAAACTTGAATCTTTCGAACGTGTCAGAGAAGAACGCGATTCTTGTTTGAACGTCATGGAAGAATACCGCCAACTTTCCAAAGATGTCGAAAGATTGAAGGCCGAAAATGCCATCCTTAGACAAGAGTTAAACTTTCCGCTTCATTTAGATTATCCTTCTGTAAGAGCGGAAGTATTGAGTGTTCGTTTAAATGCGATTTATAGAACCATCATCATCAACAAAGGTTCAGAAGTAGGTATCAAACCTTATATGCCTGTTGTGGCTCGTGCTTTGGATGAAAAAGGAAAATTTACGGAAGCATTAGTTGGCAAAATTATTGCCGTATCCAAAGGATCGGCAGTCATCCAGCCCATCATCAATTCTAACTTTTCTATGGGAGTTTCTATTCCAGGAACCAATCTTTGGGCTTCACTCAATGGAAACAGCGGTCGTGGCACTGACGTTTTGTTGGATTATATTGATGCAGGGATTGTGATTGATCCAAAAGCCATTGGTAATTTTCCCATGGGACCAAACCCTCCACCTACATCAGCTAACACTATGTTTACGGAAGGGTTTAGTAAAATCGGAAAAGCAGTTTTTAGTTCTGGAGGATCTGGAGTATTTCCACAAGGAATCCCTGTGGGAACGATTATCGAAGAAGGTCCAAGGAATGGATCATTTAAAACTGCCATCTTACGTCCGTTTGTTGAATTTGATAAACTATTACACGTGATTGTTTTAAAGAAACAACCTGAAAAATGGAGAGAAGAGTGGCCCGCTGAAAAAACTATCCAAATTGATGGCCCTTATTTTGGCGAAATTGATTTTCCTAAAGAAAAAGATTATAACAAAAAAGGAAAAGAACCTGAAAAAAGACAAGGGAACTTTCCTTCTACTTTCGGAAATCCTCAGTATACAAAACCTTCTGTGAATACAAATACACCTGATTCGACACCCACAACGCCTACCGCTCCTTCCACACAAGAAGGTCCTAAGGAGGTAACACCATGA
- a CDS encoding DUF6272 family protein gives MRKYGNFKSANHLNEEPDSIIQIHLKPLDLMRYWRRIGILSDFIGYFYGFSFLPNVPTESMDMKNSEIVNSISTVFNELLENAAKYSYDKKADIDISLIHRGSTFEMVVRNITNDANVTAYESSLKEIFSSNDLDSLYIEKLETNENDPHHSGIGLIMVLKDYPVEMEVTLESEGEHTIITSRVLYFTNEFLRS, from the coding sequence ATGCGAAAGTACGGCAATTTTAAGTCAGCAAATCACCTCAACGAAGAACCAGATTCAATAATTCAGATCCATTTAAAACCATTGGATTTAATGCGTTATTGGCGCCGTATCGGTATCCTTTCCGATTTTATCGGTTATTTTTATGGTTTTTCCTTTTTACCCAATGTTCCAACCGAATCGATGGATATGAAAAATTCGGAAATTGTAAATTCCATCTCCACAGTGTTTAACGAATTACTGGAGAATGCTGCAAAATACTCTTATGACAAAAAAGCAGATATCGATATATCTTTAATTCATCGTGGCAGTACATTTGAAATGGTAGTTCGAAATATAACAAATGATGCAAATGTAACAGCTTATGAATCGAGTTTAAAAGAAATTTTTTCCTCAAATGACTTAGATAGTTTGTATATCGAAAAACTTGAAACCAACGAAAATGATCCCCATCATTCAGGAATAGGCCTAATTATGGTTTTAAAAGATTACCCTGTAGAAATGGAAGTTACTTTGGAATCGGAAGGGGAACATACCATTATTACAAGTCGGGTCCTCTATTTTACAAACGAGTTCCTTCGATCATAA
- the mrdA gene encoding penicillin-binding protein 2 — protein sequence MSQSASEFRLETSFRKRLYFFTGMIVFTLTAYILQLFNLQIVQGSENSLKAERFVRRSESIPADRGNIFDRNFLTPETSQPLVSNSASLDVILNTSLLKNDPRKVKVFIYKFCEALSIPIVYYEKELQDSRLIKKIRSREPFVLLEGISREQQERILVLDNINRYVYLVSSPARVYHMGPALSHVTGYVGKPTTSDLQEKEIKTYQLIGKGGIESLYDTTLRGQDGFRIQKRNTEGNIEEERVIEHSVPGNNLILTIDRDMQIAAYRALKGVRGTVLAIKATTGEVLAMASNPAYDPNILSGKNKLDRSNHFTRVTNNGGFLNLAIQSRFPPASTFKTLVGLAAMESEHKINFDPKQTFSCPASFTLKSTFKGVPDQVFYNWDKKNHGELNLAQALEKSNSVYFYQLGYKLGAEPILAYSRLFGLDKKTGIDLPGEATGFIPSSDWKKRTYGNKWFDGDTVNLSIGQGFISVTPIEMALFYMAVVNNGKIYKPYIVSEIRSPLDNSLIQKTEPTILRDIPLKRSTVEALKEGLYLVGYSGTASGVLNSPTLPEIAGKTGTAQTRRRGASSSNHAWFIGYAPVNAPPEKQILVAAFVEYGVGGAASAAPAAREVFKAAFPPGSFPRTDRSRAKTMEEEAPVEQEAF from the coding sequence ATGAGCCAGTCGGCATCTGAGTTTCGTTTAGAAACAAGTTTCCGTAAACGATTGTATTTCTTTACGGGGATGATTGTATTTACACTCACTGCCTACATTCTCCAGTTGTTTAATTTACAAATTGTTCAAGGTAGTGAAAACTCATTAAAGGCAGAACGTTTTGTTCGCAGAAGTGAATCCATTCCAGCTGACCGGGGCAATATTTTTGATAGGAACTTTCTCACACCAGAAACGAGCCAACCTTTAGTTTCCAATTCCGCTTCTCTCGATGTAATTCTTAATACTAGTTTATTAAAGAACGATCCAAGAAAGGTAAAAGTTTTTATTTATAAATTCTGCGAAGCTCTTTCTATCCCCATCGTTTATTATGAAAAAGAACTGCAAGACTCCCGGTTGATCAAAAAAATTCGTTCCCGAGAACCTTTTGTACTTTTAGAGGGAATCTCACGGGAACAACAAGAAAGAATCCTCGTTCTGGATAATATCAACCGGTATGTGTATTTGGTTTCTTCACCCGCTCGAGTGTACCACATGGGCCCCGCTCTTTCGCATGTGACTGGTTATGTGGGAAAACCAACTACCAGCGATTTACAAGAAAAAGAAATCAAAACTTACCAACTCATAGGGAAAGGTGGAATCGAATCTCTCTATGATACTACCCTCCGTGGTCAGGATGGATTTCGCATCCAAAAAAGAAATACTGAAGGAAATATTGAAGAAGAACGTGTCATCGAACATTCTGTTCCTGGTAATAATTTAATTTTAACCATCGACCGCGATATGCAAATTGCCGCCTATCGTGCATTAAAAGGGGTAAGAGGAACTGTTCTTGCTATCAAAGCCACTACGGGGGAAGTTTTGGCAATGGCATCAAATCCAGCCTATGACCCAAATATTTTATCTGGCAAAAATAAACTAGATCGTTCTAACCACTTTACACGTGTTACGAACAATGGTGGATTTTTGAATTTAGCAATCCAATCTAGGTTCCCTCCTGCATCTACCTTTAAAACACTCGTTGGCCTTGCCGCAATGGAAAGTGAACATAAAATCAATTTTGATCCAAAACAAACTTTTTCCTGCCCAGCAAGTTTTACCCTCAAGTCAACCTTTAAAGGTGTTCCAGACCAAGTCTTTTATAACTGGGATAAAAAGAATCATGGAGAGTTGAATCTAGCACAAGCACTAGAAAAATCCAATTCTGTTTATTTTTATCAATTAGGTTATAAACTAGGTGCAGAACCAATTCTCGCCTACTCACGGTTATTTGGTTTAGACAAAAAAACGGGTATCGACCTTCCTGGCGAAGCCACTGGATTTATTCCTAGTTCCGATTGGAAAAAAAGAACTTACGGTAACAAGTGGTTTGATGGAGATACGGTAAACCTTTCTATCGGACAAGGTTTTATATCTGTGACACCGATTGAGATGGCACTTTTTTATATGGCAGTTGTCAACAATGGAAAAATATATAAACCTTATATTGTATCTGAAATTAGAAGCCCTCTTGATAACTCTCTCATTCAAAAGACAGAACCTACAATATTAAGAGACATTCCTTTGAAACGTTCTACAGTGGAAGCACTCAAAGAAGGATTGTACTTAGTAGGATATTCAGGAACTGCGTCTGGTGTACTTAACTCACCTACACTTCCAGAAATTGCAGGTAAAACAGGAACGGCACAAACAAGAAGGCGAGGTGCTTCCTCATCTAACCACGCTTGGTTCATTGGTTACGCACCTGTGAATGCACCTCCCGAAAAACAAATATTAGTTGCTGCGTTCGTAGAATATGGAGTAGGTGGTGCTGCCTCTGCGGCTCCTGCAGCACGTGAAGTCTTCAAAGCAGCTTTCCCTCCTGGGTCTTTCCCAAGAACAGATAGGTCACGTGCTAAAACAATGGAAGAAGAAGCACCAGTAGAACAAGAGGCATTTTAA